The DNA window CAGAGGACACATTACAGTGTAAAGTACCCAAAATATCACTACAAGGATATTACTACACTACCACGTCTACTTTAAATTTTCAAATGCGagatgacattttttaagaCTCTGAGCTTAACAAATTCATGTATTATACAAACTTAGAACCAGTAATGCTTTAACTATTTTGTTACAAAGGTTACATTACCTGGCAATAGTCATTAGCGTCATGATTGTGATGGCCTCTGTAAATGCATCAGGTGCTTCTTCATTGATGATCCAGTCAGCCACACGACCAGTGTACTGAGGAATAGCCATCTCACCTGAGGTCAgaagttcacattttcacaatattGGGGAGGCAAAGGTGTCAATCTAACTGCTGTTAGACACAACAAGAACTGCAAGAAATAACTCTAAAACCTTGTAGTTAGGTCTAAGGTGTTGTCTCGCTTACCATAAGAAGAGAGAACCACGAGAAACAGCACAGCAACAAAGCGCCCGAGATAGGGCTGCATGTATCCCATCAGTCTCTTCAGAGAGGCACTGGTGTCCTCTTTGGCCTTCTCAGAGGGAGCCCTTGTGAACAGAGAGGAGATGTATCGACCCCCGGAGAGCAAAAGAGATGACGCATATCGACTCCAGTAGAGCCACGCCACTACTGTCACAACATAACCCTGtaacacctgcaaaacaaatgacaggTTCAATACACaaatccagaaaaaaatattacatgaaatgaatcatttaatgtttcagatgATTCTGACAAATGTTAGgataaaagcaaaaagaagaaCGTTTCTCAAATGGTGGCATTCTCGTTCTCTTCAGACTGGTTTGGTTTTAGTTTCAGTCTTGTTCCTGTTCCAGGCTCAATAGCTTcattgcaaatgaaaaaaaaaaaacataacaatagtttaatCTTGCTTTGATGAGTTTTAAAATCTTTACTTATATCAAATGtgataaatatttcagtaaagTGAGTTAATTCTACTTATTTCTATAACGAATaaaattttgaattttattgaaaaaaagtcttaaagATGTCTTAATAATGGTGGACTCTGCTGCTTTGTTTCACGATAGTTTCACTATTTTTTCCTCAAGAACACTAAACAGGGAAAACTATACAGGAAACATATTATATCATCTTATAAAGCTAGTAGATTAAGTAATGTACCAAACTTTTGGttactgtttaaaaaatgcaaagattGGATTCTCTATTTCATGCCACCACTAAAttaatactttgtttttttggttgcTAACAGTGACAAAGTAAGAAATCTTAGAGAGATATAATAGAGTAGTATaaattaacataaaatggaGATACTCAGgtacagtacaagtacctcaagaTTATACTtaggtacagtacttgagtaaatgtacttacattccaccactagCATCTACAGTACCCACCACCATCTCTGctaagtgcccttgagcaaggaaCTTTAGGCAATTCCACATCATATTTTTTAGGACACCCATGTTTGTTTATCATTTCTTTTCCAAGtttagtttttggacaaaataacatttggGTACAAAACGTCTTAGCAGCTGAACTTGAAGTCTAGCAGTCCATACTTTCCAGcagaacatgaacacacactgtggtCAGGAAGCCACAGTGCATCATGGGCCCTGCTCTAGATCTGTCTCTCCCAGTAACATACTAACATACCTAAAAAGGTGTTAAGAAAAGTGCCTGCTATTGTGTCGATGTGATCCATCCTGCAACTAACCATGGTTTCAAACACAGCAGCATAACAACCAGCAAAACACAGCCACCCACCCTTTCCCATGAGTGCCACCCCCACAGTTCCTCCATGGTGGACTGCCCTAGCACCCAGAGAAGACTGGTGTACACCGGGAAGTGGAAGCAAAGGACCCCTAAGCTCTGTAGCCCCTTGAAGCTGCTCATCCACGGCAGGCTTTCAGGATAGGTGAGGGTGAAGAGGGCGAGGAGGCCAGCCCTGGTCAACCCTCCTCCCCACATGGTGATGAACggatgggagaggaggagaggtgagagcTGGGCCAAGCGGATGGcgtgcaccacacacacatccaggcACACGAAGAGCAGAGGGAAGAAGTAGCTCATTTTCTGCATAATGCTCAGGCTCTGTAAATACAAGTGACAGGGAGGGTCAGTGGCTGAGTATTCAAGTCgacacacacagtcaggttTCATTTGTGGGACTAACAGAAGCctccaaaacagaaaacatggacATTATGTGGTCAGAACTATGTAGAACTATTAACTTATTTGTAACTATATAAACTAGGCCAATAATTTGCCCTTCGAGGTGATAATTTACTTTCAGTTTGCTGCAGGCGGTATTCTGCATTACTTTCGTTTTCATCTACACTGCTGATTTCTTTGAAACAGTttgacaaacccacacacagactAACGAATTAACAAAACACTCGAAAATACAACATTACTATCAGTATTATCAAGCTCATTATCAtgctacagtaagtacagtaagcTAGCCCAGTTTAGCTAGTATCATTACAGTTCAGAACTTCAACTTACATTTCCCTTTGACGAGCCACGCTTGACGTGGTGGACGTTTAATATTTGTCTGAGGACATAAGACGACACCGATATTTTCCCTGACAAACTAAAACCGTCAATTTAATAATTTCCAGCCGGCTGCCTGCTCAAAAGGACGACGGAGCTTTGACTGTCAAACTGAAACCGAAAGTAAATATTTAAACGCTTTTACGACGGAAAGTCCCCTCTAGGTGTGCCACAGTGGCGGACGAAGACTAGCGAGGAATATAACACGCTTTGCTTTAAGTAGTATCGTATTTATTCCAAGTCCTGCTTTCATAAAgttttgtataaaaataaataaataaggataATATATGCTGCATGTAATACAGTACAGTGGTAATATGAACAGTCTACAGCGACATCATGTGACGAGAAGCTGAAACTGCCATAGCTTTATTACCTCGATCACCACATTAAAGTGGCTATCAGTCCCggaatattatcattataatagGTAAATACCactggtggaggaagtattcagattcctaaagtactaataccacactgtgaaaatactccacaaCAAGTAAAAGTCTACATTCAAACGcttacctaagtaaaagtatgtattttaAAGTAGGGTAGGTAAAGgtgtttaaaattccctatttattgatattgatatttattcatacctctattactgctgtgcaatatcctccgtctcattataatcttaatagctacacttaacttgacagttcatgcactgttactttataccgtattattatcatcaaccggtaaacccactttgtacttcacacttgttttatacttatacccacttggtacttaatttattttctaatctgtattatagtgtattatattttttgcttagaacttctattcctgtgtgcactgatgtgatagtgagctgctgtaacaaaagagtttcccctcggggatcaataaagtatttctgattctgattctgggtATTATCAGCAGTTTGtaccaaaagtactcattctgcagaaaaatggtccctgtcagtgttttactattatatatgatgttgtTGGATTAATATCACTGCTGCAtcaatgtgtatgttgcattgtactgctgtagatgtttaaggttgagctaattttaactgcttcatatactgttgggtagcttaatctacagcaatgcatcatggtctataaaaTCATCATGTTTGTagcatcgctgtcctgtgagaaccacatatctctaaaaagtaaacttttcaTGAGTTTAGAAagacagccctgttttcagctttgtgacaatgcattttccagctgatccaaggggggtttaaatggtttatttatcttaaagggacagttcaccccaaaatcaaaaatacataatttttcctcttacctgtagtgctatttatccatctagattgttttggtgtgagttgctgagttttggagatatcgccCGTAGAGATGTCCTGCctttcttgaatataatgggtctatatggcactcggcttgtgatGCTCAAAgcgtaaaaaaaaatacatttgaaaaactcaacagcaatgtctctttccagaaatcatgacccggttactcaagataatccacagacgacatgttgacatgtcacGTAGGAAAAGCACtggtataaataataaaattaatgatggctgaattccatttagctttcagggtcctggtatcgTTCATGCTGGTTCACTGttacactgtcatggcttactgggacacttgaatagaacagagccatcattactGTAATAagtaacacctgtgtttttcctgctatgacaagtcaaaatgtctgctgtgaaaaaggcctattgccTCAAAGTTTACGTTAAGTGAACACTCAACTTTATTTGGGAATATGTACCATGTGAGCTCAATATAAACTAAAAAGATGATAAAGTGTTGAAACTAGATTTTGCTTCTCTACATGACAGAGCTACACAATTTGCTAATATTTCCTGCCTTAGTTGCTGTTGTACTTCCGTGGTTCAGGTTCCTTGACAAATGTGCAATTAATTAAACTACCAAAAACAATTGACAGGTAATGAACCTGACGCTTTTGCTGCCCCCTGAGGGAGTGTGGCCCCAGGATAGTTGCCTGCTTTGCCTGGTTGGTTATCCTTGCCTTGTGATGTGACCCATAAAGACAACTGAGGGAAAGAAACCCCCAGCAGAAACTTTGAACTCCCTAGCTTCCTTCCTTCCCCCTGCTGTCATGTTAGAAGGATGTGATGAGCAAAGCTGTAAGTGTTCGTACTATTTTAAGCAGCCTGTTTGCAAGCACCTATAAATCAAAAGTttctttttatgtatattttggaAATACAATATACATTTCGACAGGTTCATTGTGAAAAGAAAtcctattttatttatatagcctatACCTCTTACAAAAAAGGGGGTCACAAGGGTGTAGTTGGGGCcctttgtcacatttcagatgtctatgagttgttagtaATTCCCCAAAATCGTGATTTCCTCTGCAAACTCTAAgctggtttcatttaaataactgtttgaagCCCAACGAGGTCAAatttcacaaaaagcaaagattagagaaaagtccaaaggATGAATACAAacttgtgtagcagaactttgtttttgcttctttcCTGCCCCATTAATCACGTCTCGACCCCctagatttatcttgtgaccctttggagggggccCAACCCCTAGGTTTTGGACCACTGGACTAAAATACttaactgtatatataatgtagtaggtccacctcgaccagctaaaAGAGTAAAATGCTGCAATAtggatgcatcagtattaacaatctaattatatattataatattcattcagtcattcacaAGGTTAATTTTTCTGcataacaagtacttttacttcaaacattttgctgataatacttctgtacttttacttaagtagaattttgaatgcaggacttttacttgtaatggagtatttttagattcatGTATtgatacataaataaagtttctgcatacttcttccaccactgctgataaCAATATAACACTAACAACagccattctgctgcataatgagtacttttactttcatactttaactacattttgctgataatacttttgtacttctgctttagtaaaattttgaatgcaggacttttacttgtagacAACAAAACATCTACATCCGAATACTTCGTCCACCactgcaaaacatttaaataccaaaacattattattgatattaaaatgtgtgttgctGTTGCGTGACAGTCAAtttattttctatgttttatctatttatctCTTGCTGAATCAGAGAACATAAACTTGCCTTTCAACCTTGAAAGCCAGTGCGCATGCTCAGACATGGCAGCTGCCAGTGAGAAGCTCCTCAGATCCGACAGTTAAGGATATTTAGCAAAATAAAACCTGAGCTAACTGAGCGGACAGATGTTGTGTTTCACTGTCAGAGCCATGACGGAGTAAACAGCCGGCAGCGGGTGAAACTTGTTATCTGATCTGGATGGAACCGACGGGTCTACGGGACGTTTTCAAATGTATAACACTATGTAAGCAAACACGAAAGCCGAAATTATAACGTTACGTATCATTTTGAAGGGGTTGTCGTAGTTTAGCCTGGAAGAAGAGTTGCTAGGAATTAGCTACACATAAAGTTAGCGAAATATATAATATGACCACCGTTACAGCCGTTTCGACTTACCTTGTCGATGAATGTCAGGCCTGCAGCGCCTACTACTTCTACATAAGCTACAAAACATCTGGATTTAGACACATGGCTCTGTGGTCTACCGTCAAAAAATGGATGAACAGTGTTTTTAGTTTGGTTTAAGGGTCTGACCGGTCAAACGGGCTGAATGCTAATCACTGAATCTGCGTTTTTAAAAAGCATGCTGTTGTTTTGCTTGATGCAAAATACTCCAACAAcctgtttcttgtgttttagCCATTGCAGCAATGGAGGATATTGGTCTCCTTCCCAAACCCACCAATGACCCCCCTGTTCACAGACCCACAGTCACTGAGACTTTTGGGCTGCACCACATCCCACCAGGTGTGTATCTGTGatgctttttaaagaaaaacacatctatTTATGTCTTAACATGatgtctgtgtgctgtgttaTCCAGACCATCTGCACGTCACTGATGCAAGCAGGAAATCTGACATGCAGAAAGATGGACCGTCCAAAAAAAGGTCCCACTCCGTAATGATAGCAGAGCCACAGATGATTCCCCAGTTTCCTTCACAGAACGCAGGTCCTCTGGGTGCTGGCACCAGTAAGTAACAGTGTGGTGAAGTGGTGTGTACAGTGGATTTAACAACTACACCCACATTCTGAAAGGGTTCTCTAGTCTGCAGATGTAAAATCATAATGATTTGATCCTGTTTTAGTTTGTCAGGTGGCATTTAACTACAATTGTTGTGACATAAAACTGTCAATGCAGAATTTTGTGAATGCTAGATTATATCCTGTTGAAGcctattattacttttttgctttatttacacattattcaCATAAATCCATTTACATAAATATGAATCCCTGTATGTTTTTGGATTTCTGATATTAGTTTGGACCTGGATACTTAAGGATGCCCATTTTGAGTTGACGTGAAACATGTACCAATGTCACAATAACTgggatacatactgtatgtgtataataACTGGAATATATATACAGGCTTGTTTTGAATGAAAACAAGCTCtattttaattagttaaatTAAAAGTGTAATTTCAAAACAGGGCCAGCAAATACAGCTTTCTTGCAATGACGTTGACATCATAGTTCTCTGACAATGTCTagctttgttttatgtgtagATTCATGTTCTACTCATGTATGcaacaaagtgttttttttttttattgtaagcagaaaagaaagaaaaggatcaTTACCAAAATAGTCCCACCGTCTGTAGATCCACATGGACAAAATGGGTGTCATTCCTGTAGGCTGGTGCAGTTCTGAACCATTTTGTGTTCAGTAAACcaaaaatttaatttccaaCTGAGCCTATGTATTTCAGATCACTGCTTCCAATAATGAATCCAgatggtgtttttttgtgtttgttttttcagcacTCTTTAATAAAGCTGCCAAAAATGGAAACACTAAATTGGATAAGGCAGGTGCTGGCAGAAAAAAAGCCAAAGTCGCAGATCCATCCAAGTGGAAGCAAAACAAGCAGAAACAGCTGAGGATGGAGGGTAAAGCGTACGTAAGCAAACGCAAAAAAGACGGCGAGATTGTGACAAAACAGCCAAGAGCAGTGGGACCAAGGTGCACCTCAAATGCATGCAAAAAGGCATCAAACCGGCTTTGTAATGAAATTAACGAAGAGGCCAGGCAGAAAGTGTTTGATGAATTCTGGAACGACATGAACTGGGCTCAGAGAAAACAGTACGTAGCGGGACAAGTTGACCGCGACCCCGTGGAAAGATCTCGGGCAGCGGGATCACAGTCGAGAAGATCAGTTTCACTCCGTTATCACTTGATGGTGGatggaaaaaggaaacaagTGTGTAAAAACATGTTCCTGTCCACTCTGGGGATAGGAGAGTGGTCTGTGCTCAACTGGGCACAGAAAGGAGCAACAAACAAGAACgaatcaaatgaaaacaaattagaaAAGAGGCAGCCTGTCCCTCAGTGCCCACAACAGAACCCTGCTTCTTCTGCAGTCAATAATACTGTGGAAGTTACCCAGGGTGggtgctgttttgttttgtctttactcTTTTTCAGCTACTTATTAAACTTGAACCtcaaacaattagttgatttatcAATTAGTCAACTCACACAACACGTGATAATCAGTAAATCGTGTagcaagcaaaaatgccaaacatttgcttgtaAATTGATTGCCTTTAAGTATATAGCTGCTGCTGgtttaaaaattgaaaaaatacagattacAGATTACAACAGATTCATTGAGAATGAAAATAACTGCCAGTTACAGCCATAATTAGTGCACTAATGTAATAATGTTAGAGTTAGTaccattattttccattttgtagCAAAAGGCCAAAGTTTTTGCCGTAACACTAAGGTGTATCACAGTAATACctcatacattttaatgacatttccCTGTATTTGCAGAACAAGTGAATGCcactgacaaagacaaaaacaggccACCAGAACCAGAGGGGCCAGCCAGAAAGAAATCCAGAGTTGCCAAGCCGCTAACATGGAAGCAAAATCGACAGAAGCAACTTAGAATGGAGGGCAAACCGTACATCAGCAAACGAAAGAAAGACGGCACGACCATAACTAAAGCTCAGAGGACAATGGGACCGGGATGCATGTCCAGTGCTTGCAAAAGGGCATCCAACCGCTTCTGTGCTGACTTCAGTGAAGAAACAAGGAACGAGCTGTTCACTAGTTTCTGGCAGTGTATGAACTGGCCTCAGAGGAAGACCTATGTGGCCGGATTAGTCGACTGCGACCCGGTGGAAAGAACCCGAGCACCGTGGACTCAGTCGAGAAGATCAGTCTCGATGCGGTATCATTTGATAGCAGACGGTGACAGAAAACAAGTTTGCAAAAAGATGTTCCTCTCCACTTTGGGGATTGGAGAGTGGTCAGTGCTCAACTGGGCACAAAATCCATCCGAGCAGGACGATTCAGAGGAAAACGCCAAGAAGCAAACGCAGAGGAAGTCCCGTAAAGCTTCAGAGCATATAGTCCTGAAGGAGTTCCTCGAGAGGTTACCCAAAGTGCCCTCATACTGTTGCGGGACGTCCATCTCTAAGCTATATCTGGAGCCAGTCTTCTCAAACATGTCCGAGGTGTACAGGCACTACTACAACCACTGCTTAGAGAAGAAGACAACACCGCTCTCTCGGCAGGTTTTCTGCACCGTATTTAAAAAGATGGATTTGGGATTGTGCGACCCCAAAAAGGATCAAGGGTGTTCTTTCGGTGCAACTGGGAATTTGTTTAATGATCTTTGGGAGGAATACTGCATGGAAAGAGGAGCTCCAGGGCCACAACCAGAGAAAGCGGGTATACAGTAGAGATGGATTAAGGACACAAAGGTTCTATGTTGGAGTTCACTGCTATGTTCGCATCAGCTGTGTAATACTCCATTACTTACAACATGAACATATTCACATGGTGGAAAGAAAAAGACTCAAAATGACTGTACTTAATGTTCTCACGTTTCATTAAATCCTTATAAGCATACACTATGGTTGCATCTGAACCATTCGACCTCTGTTTTTGTAAGGTCGAAGGCTATGTTGTTCCTTAAAATGTAAGGTCTTTTGAGATTCTTTGTCAACCATCATTATCATTTCAagactaaaacaaaaatgtatcataACGTGTAAAAAATGTACTAAAACATATTCATCTGTTAATCTACTGT is part of the Siniperca chuatsi isolate FFG_IHB_CAS linkage group LG9, ASM2008510v1, whole genome shotgun sequence genome and encodes:
- the LOC122881504 gene encoding uncharacterized protein LOC122881504 isoform X2 encodes the protein MEPTGLRDVFKCITLSIAAMEDIGLLPKPTNDPPVHRPTVTETFGLHHIPPDHLHVTDASRKSDMQKDGPSKKRSHSVMIAEPQMIPQFPSQNAGPLGAGTKQVNATDKDKNRPPEPEGPARKKSRVAKPLTWKQNRQKQLRMEGKPYISKRKKDGTTITKAQRTMGPGCMSSACKRASNRFCADFSEETRNELFTSFWQCMNWPQRKTYVAGLVDCDPVERTRAPWTQSRRSVSMRYHLIADGDRKQVCKKMFLSTLGIGEWSVLNWAQNPSEQDDSEENAKKQTQRKSRKASEHIVLKEFLERLPKVPSYCCGTSISKLYLEPVFSNMSEVYRHYYNHCLEKKTTPLSRQVFCTVFKKMDLGLCDPKKDQGCSFGATGNLFNDLWEEYCMERGAPGPQPEKAGIQ
- the LOC122881504 gene encoding uncharacterized protein LOC122881504 isoform X1: MEPTGLRDVFKCITLSIAAMEDIGLLPKPTNDPPVHRPTVTETFGLHHIPPDHLHVTDASRKSDMQKDGPSKKRSHSVMIAEPQMIPQFPSQNAGPLGAGTTLFNKAAKNGNTKLDKAGAGRKKAKVADPSKWKQNKQKQLRMEGKAYVSKRKKDGEIVTKQPRAVGPRCTSNACKKASNRLCNEINEEARQKVFDEFWNDMNWAQRKQYVAGQVDRDPVERSRAAGSQSRRSVSLRYHLMVDGKRKQVCKNMFLSTLGIGEWSVLNWAQKGATNKNESNENKLEKRQPVPQCPQQNPASSAVNNTVEVTQEQVNATDKDKNRPPEPEGPARKKSRVAKPLTWKQNRQKQLRMEGKPYISKRKKDGTTITKAQRTMGPGCMSSACKRASNRFCADFSEETRNELFTSFWQCMNWPQRKTYVAGLVDCDPVERTRAPWTQSRRSVSMRYHLIADGDRKQVCKKMFLSTLGIGEWSVLNWAQNPSEQDDSEENAKKQTQRKSRKASEHIVLKEFLERLPKVPSYCCGTSISKLYLEPVFSNMSEVYRHYYNHCLEKKTTPLSRQVFCTVFKKMDLGLCDPKKDQGCSFGATGNLFNDLWEEYCMERGAPGPQPEKAGIQ